One Scomber scombrus chromosome 1, fScoSco1.1, whole genome shotgun sequence DNA segment encodes these proteins:
- the LOC133997490 gene encoding serine/threonine-protein kinase Nek1-like, whose amino-acid sequence MDKYETVKKIGQGTFGTTILVKSKEDGHQYVIKEIHGISRIFTEEKQKAQQEVEVLSNLSHPNIVQYKKSFEDKGCLYIVMDYCEGGDLSKKIKSQEGKLLSEEQILDWFVQICLALKHIHDRNIIHRDIKPQNIFLTKDGTVQLGEFGIARVLNSTGELATTCIGTPLYLSPEICENKPYDNKSDIWAVGCVLYEMCSLKPAAGIIEELCLKIVSGSYSPVSEHYSQELRSLLAQLLNCDPTQRPSVSS is encoded by the exons ATGGATAAGTATGAAACGGTGAAGAAAATTGGGCAAGGTACATTTGGAACAACCATCCTTGTCAAATCCAAAGAGGATGGACACCAATATGTCATTAAGGAGATACATGGCATATCTAGA ATATTTACTGAAGAGAAGCAGAAAGCTCAACAAGAAGTTGAAGTCCTTTCCAACCTGAGTCATCCCAACATTGTCCAGTATAAGAAATCTTTTGAAG ACAAAGGCTGTCTGTATATTGTGATGGACTACTGTGAAGGTGGAGACCTCTCCAAGAAGATCAAATCTCAGGAAGGAAAACTTTTGTCAGAAGAGCAA ATCCTGGACTGGTTTGTGCAGATTTGTTTGGCACTAAAACACATCCATGATAGAAACATCATCCACAGGGACATAAAACCACAG AACATATTTTTGACTAAAGATGGGACTGTACAGCTTGGGGAGTTTGGAATTGCAAGAGTGCTGAACAG CACTGGAGAACTGGCAACAACATGCATAGGAACACCACTTTATCTATCACCAGAGATCTGTGAGAACAAACCATACGACAACAAAAG TGATATTTGGGCCGTAGGTTGTGtcctgtatgaaatgtgctctcTAAAGCCTGCA GCTGGTATTATAGAGGAACTATGTCTGAAGATCGTCAGTGGTTCATACTCTCCAGTGTCTGAGCACTACTCCCAAGAACTGCGCTCTCTCTTGGCTCAGCTGTTGAATTGTGACCCCACACAGAGACCCTCAGTCAGCAGC